The Acropora muricata isolate sample 2 chromosome 4, ASM3666990v1, whole genome shotgun sequence genome contains the following window.
TCTTCCATACTGTAATCTGCAAAAAAAGGAGTCAAACACTCCAGCTGAGCCATTTGTAACTCTACGGAATATTGTAATTCTGAGCCATTTGTAACTTAACAGTTGTTTAAGAAAAACCATTCCTTGGTTGCTTTTATTAAGTGCTAATAAACTCCAAATAGTCCCAAGATAACATAAGAAAACCAAGGCTGACCGTGTACGTGTTTGGTCTCGGCTTCACTTCGCCGGTAAATTACAGAATCCGAATTCTTTTCTTGTTACAGCTAGTCTTCTTTCAAATATCACATCATGTGGGAACTCAAAGTGATGAAAAGCCATACGATTCGCGTAAAATCAAAGGGATATTTATCGTAGTCGTTAGGGCCCAATGTATCATAACATGAACATTATAAAGACCTAGAGTGTGGGCAGATGAAAGCTTCCTCTTGTTGTTGTAGGATTAGTTATATCCTCACCATTATAAGTGTCTGCTGGGTGACCTTGATACTGATTGTAGTGCACAGCTCCGTATCTTAAACCTTGAGGTGTCGGCGGTCCGCTACTATTACTCATACTGTTGGTCAAATGATCCTCAGCTGCACATTTTTCAACCACAAGCTGAGCAATAATCGGTGAATTTCGGAGAGCATCAACTGCCTGGAAAACAATTTATGATTTAGCGCAAGAACATTTTAAAACTTGTAGAATACCTTAAAAGAGCTCGGTATAAATTTAGGAATCCACCaaggtttatttttttcagtttgaactCAGAACAATTTATCAGAAAAGTGTTCCTCGTTTACTTCGGCTACGATCACGAGCTGCTGGGCAGGACTTCTCTGTTTCCttacaatattttttgtttgcgttttttatttatgtttttttctctttctctacCACACTCTCCCTTTCCACCAAGGTTCGTCCATTCAAAGCGAAAACTGGGGctggtaaataaataaaaagttactTAAGGAAAGCACTgaggtttttatcaaaacaaagttaacaccagcctcactttcattcaaaggccaggtaactaagtacacaactgtaaaatggtctattcgcCTCAAACCTCTTGTCTCGTAGCCCCAGTCAGATTTACGCCATTTACGGCTACTATGCGGTCGCTTATTCCTATTCTACCATCCATGGCAGCCGCTCCATCTGGATTAATGGTCTTAACGAAAATTCCACCAAAGTCTGGACCACCCTACAGACAATCAAAGGTAAAAGCCACTGAACCTGAGGTAGGCTGCCTTTCAATAACTGGCCTTAATGGGAGGATAATAACTCGTTTAATAACTGACAAATTAGTGATGCAAATGCGTTAATGAGTCTATATGTTCTTTGTATTCCCAAGATTGAGGATAATAAAATGCACTTTTAATATTCAGTACTTATTTCTCTGAGAATTGATTAGCAAACGGCAAATACTTATGAGCAGAAATTTGTAGCTTGATCCTTCTAATGTTCATATTAGAGTCAGAGTTCGCCCTGCCCGTGATCAGATTATGGTATTGTATATAATGTAGGCGTGATTTTTTCTCGACTCTATGCCTTGCCATGATTGCTCATCATTTGAGTTGATTTAATTTCAAATATTCAAATAATCTTTCAAATTGCATTTGATAAATCTTAATCGCCCTTATTATGATCATCTTCGTCTTCATCATTTTCTTCATCATCTCTAGCATCATAGTCATAGCTCTTTGTTCAGCAAGAAACATAATTttaagggaccttgaagtcctgttgtgccctttccctctgggcaacaaattctgcccagtagaatggactaaataaataaataaataaaaaataaacgagAGTGAATCAAACAGGACGCTTTCTCCCGCtgactgaaaaaataaattaataattcatgcatACATTAGCATATCACACGAAGAAAATCTATCACGTCCTGTTCACATGTATGAACCTTTGTAAATGATCATTCTGAAAAGCCTAGTGGCAGCTTTGATTTCAGTCTCTAGGAGCGCGGGACTGAATGTGCAAACTATGCTATTATCACTTACTATTAAATGAAATCGATCTTTTAAAAAGATCAGTTACTATCTTTATGAAATATTCCTCATATTATTGTAAAACTAAAAGTGGAATCTCATAACAACAATAAACACCGGAAACCGATCGATGTCACTAACCACAACACTGAATCCAAACGAATGGTCCATTTTTTGTAGCTCCACAAGTATGCAGTTTGGCTGTAGTGGACAAAAAAGTGTTAATAACATTATCATTGTTGTAAAATTCTTCAACGAGGTAAACTCACCGAACCAGCATGTCTTAAAACCTCTACCTAATAAACTATCAAACTCGACTTTTGCCTGAACAATCGTCGAAAATTTTACGAGACAAAACGTATGGGTACTGGATTTTTATCACTTCTTCGCAATGTCTGAAGTTGTGTGTTTGCTGAGATGATTGCTATGCAGTAAACAACATGAAAAACCGGTCAGAACTGGCCGGCAGGATCAGCCTGGCCACAAATGTAACGTTTTGGTTTTGTCGAACCGAGAGAGAGGGTCGTGAAGGGTAAAACGGGAACTGGGATTCGCCCTTTTTTGTACTGAGAAACTTTACtgcactgggactgggattAGGGTTGAGGATTTTACATTTGGTAACTGGGATTTGGGTCAAAGTTAAGCTGGGAACTGCGATTTAGGCCAAATTTCGGCTGGGAAATAGGATTCGGTACCCCGTCCCCCCTTCCTTTACGACCCTCGAGAGAGCTTATCATGACTAAATTTTTCATCCTCGAAGAACATGGTCGGTTTGTCAAAAGAAACTCTCAGTTCAGCAGCAATGACTAGTTGCATTTGCCCACTGGCCAATCTAGGCTGCCAGTTCAAGCAAATTGTTAGCGCCCCTTATTACCGAGGTTCTCAAGAGGTCATCTACGTCCTCGAGTGGAGGGACTTCAGGTTGTGGCTGTCTATAGCGCTCAATAACCAGAGTAGCTGTGGCTGCTGAACGCCTCAACAACTCAACTGCCTGTAAAATTAACAACAAGCTATTAGTAAAATGGCTGTGCTCACAGCAGTCGTAAAAGTGGAGCATCAGAACTGGAGGTCACAGGTTCGACTCCAGCCCAAGTAACAGGACTTTTTCTGAGTTCACACGATTTATGATCGATTAAAGAGCTACCGGCCTGTTTGCGATTTAGACCCTCCATGGCGACTCCATTTATTTCCACTATTCTGTCCCCTggtaaagaagaaaaaaagtataTTATTGAGCTAAGTTTACTTTCTAATGAAAATCGCATTCCAAATAATTCCAAATGCAATTCATTATTTTTagtattattttaaattaatgtGAGTTGAAGTCGCTTCAAAGTTATTCCATCGATGAGGGTCTGTTTAATTCTCTCCCTAAACGGTGACGTGCTTGTGGCTTCCTTAATTCGGAAGTTATTTCTGGTCTTTTCAGTTTGATTAACATCCTCTTTTTAGTTTATTGATTTATCCTTCTGGAAGTTTAATTCTTTTTAGATTTGTTAATTAGCAGAGGCTGAATCTCCTAGCTTAATTGTTTCAATTAGTTTTCCATCACCTGCCTGCGGTGACaacatgaaaaagaaatttacCGGCGAGAGATTAAATACTGTCCTTGATTAACATCAGGAGCCACAAGAAATCTTTCCGCACGAGTACAATCCATCGTCGAGTAAGTCGAGCGTAATTAGTAGTCATCGTCctgtttaaatattctttaagTACATTTTATCTCGTTTCTAGCTACATCTTTTCCATTTTAAAGGTTTGGTACAAACAATGAGCAAAGcataatattttaaagaaaattccGGAGTAATAAAAGATGCTACCATCAACAGATTATCTGATACGTGCACTCAAagttattttgaccaatcaatgAAACAATAGAGTTCGATGCACGCCATGATTGGCTATTTTTTGAGGTGTaatttgattgaaaaataacaaagtcTTCTTTGCATACTCAATTTATCCAATCAATTTCTTTAAATAAGAAGATAAGCTACAATCTCTGAATATAGTTTTCATTGCTGGAACTCAGTTGGTCATGTTTTAAGTCCACGAAACGTTAaagcgagaaaaaaaattaaaactgatgAGGAAATACCCACGCAAACATCCAGAAAAAGCGGAAAATACCGCAAGGTAGGTCATTTTCTTATTCATTGTGATATATTCCCTTTCTGGTCTTAATTAGTTTTCCTTTCTTGGAGATGCGTTTATTTAGAGGATAAATTTATCTTTGTTCCTCTGTTCAAAGTTAAGAGACGAAAtcaaaaagaatattttttttagatacCCACCATTCCGAATTTTCCCAGAAGCTTCGGCAGCGCCTCCAGGGAGAAGAGATTTCACGTAAATTCCATCAAGTTCTGGTCCACCCTTTGAAAAAAAACAGCATGCATTCAAAATATAAGtaacactgaaaaaaaacacttaaagaTAGTCGCTGAGAATATTTGAATTGGGCAAAAAGCGAGGCTGGTTCATAAGTTGACCATAATACTAAGTCAAAACAGTGTTAAAGATCATTCCTTCGAAGTCCAACTGTATAGAACAACCGAGTGCCTCATCTATGGCACGGGTCATTTCGACTATTGAAAATTTGAGACGAGATAGTTTGTAAGAAAGACCAGTAATTTCAAGATATCAGAAACATCGTTACGGACCCAGCTTGGAGAGGTTTGCTTTATTATGTTTCGAATATGATTTATTTATACTggacaaaaatgaattgaaattaaGAGCCCTCTGTCAGTGGTCCCCTACTGATGAACAAAGAACTCTGGCGTTTCCAAATTACACTTTCttggacgaaaacaaaaatctATTGAGAAAACTTTCCTTGCATATCGTTAGAAAGGgagaagaaaaaacatttcTATAAGTTTTGTAACGTGGAAGGAAAAAAACAGCGTTCGAATCAAACTGTTAAGCTGCATTTTTCCTTTGTAAACTTTGCTACACTTACGCTGAAGTTTTTGACGCGGTTATTGAGTTCAAAACATGTTATCTCAATTATTCAGGACATAGATGAGGCACTCTGACACCTGGACCTACTGTAGTGTCGTAAATAATTTCCTCCAGAAAGCGCCGAAGTGTCCGGAAACCAAAATTGATTTGAAGATTTGAAGAAGCGAAAATCCAAATGAATTATCGTTGATGTATCCGTCAACTTAGCACATCTCGACAAGAAAGAGCCTTATTTAATTTGATATATATTTGGGTGTGATAAAATccgtttaaatttatttttcttttccgtttGTTATGTTTTACGAGTAGTTCACGAAAGATTTAGTTAAGCCTCGATCTTACAGAATTTATGTTTTAACCTCTCTAAAAAAAACTCTATCACCACAGTACAAAAACAAATGTTGATTTCTGAAATAAAGTATCTTTGTTGCTATACTGGAAGTTTCTCAGATGTCTCTGAGGAGGGTTTGAGAATCCCAAGTTTCCAATACTCCCTTTATTAAACTTGTCAATTCGGAATCAGTCGAAGGCGGCAAAAATGATATTCGATTGAAATCGCTGGAATTCGTCGTGGCTGCAAGATCAAATGACGATAGTACGATCGATGAACAAGGTATTGTAAAATATAATTCGATGCAGATCTGTATTGTCAAATCTTTTCTCGATCTGCAGACCAATTTCCTAAACTAAGCGATTAATACCCGTTTACGGGATCAGTTTTGTTTTCGAACAGACTCATGGAAAGAGAGGACTGGGAATTCTATGGGTTAGAGACTAGAGGTCATGGGTAACGCTTTAGTCGGTAGTGTTCTTACCGTGACATTTAGACCGAAACTTCCGTTCAGTTTAGGAATTTCAATTGGAATGAAATCctgaaagaaatagaaaaattgTGATGGTCTTAATGCGTACTAATATAAAGTGATTTTGAATGAACTCTTAATTTTGCAGGCCAACTAACCGCCGAATATTTAACTGCACGAGGTGTGGTCCATTTAAACAGAAGTATACATTGCCTCGCACAACTGCAAGCCCCTGTTAAAGTAGGTTAGGTTATCTTTTTGGAACTGAATCCTTTCCATACCTTCGACAATTGCTGGAATCAAAGAATGTTCCCTTCTTTCATACCCTAACAAAGTTCTTTTAAACTGCTCAAGGTTCAAGTGTACttccttttccttctttgcgatttaaattttgacattcaatatttattattattattattattattattattattattattattattattagacgGGTATCAAAGACTGTGCCAGTTTATGTACTTGAATTTTCAATCAAAAATTCGAATTGCAAAGAATTAAATGAAGTGAATCTACTCAGCGCAAACTGAACTACAAACATTCTGTTATGAGACAAGTCATGACTGACACATCAGTCTAGTTTATTCATTTATCAATTTTCTATTAGTTTTTAGTTTACTTGATGACAACAATGAAACAATAGTCcagtttctttcatttataGTCATTTTTGTAAGCGACCTCCGCTGGTCAAGAATTAAAGAACTGGCATTTTATGAGTAAGTAGTTATTACAAACCGGCTCTCTGACTAACTTGATTCAACTCCTTTTTGGGGTTATTTCTTAAATACTAATATTGACTGAAATCTGTATTTTATCACTAATATGATGGTCAGATGACTACAGACTAATAAACACACTTTTCCTATTGAACGGCGTGGTCTTGCTAATTTAAATGAGTAAACATATAACATTACCTACGTATTCAAGCATTACTACAATGATTTTGAGATTTCAACTATGAAGCCAGAATGTAAGCTCATTGCTATCTTTCCCCACTTACATCGCGATCCAATGTTCCTTCGGCATGGAACGATCAAGAATGAAAGGAACATAAATCCGTCCTTTTCTTCCTGAGATATATTCTTTACAAAATTAACTTTGCTATAAAAGGGACATCCTTAGCTTGAACCTTCTGTTAGAGTCACATTAATAACAAACCACGTTAAGTTCCCTTTGGCCTCCACGACAGACCTAGGTTTTCCTTCTTAAGAAAACAAACGCTAAATTCTAATTCATTTTATACAGCAAATTTTTACAGAGAAGTTTCTTTTTGGCTTTTGGTTTGTGCACCGATCGAAGATTCGCTTTCTTCTCGATCTAAGTGTTCCCCTTGTTTAACATCGTCATCCATCGGTGAACTTTGCACAAAGCTCTCGTCCACATTACAGTGAGTTTCACTGGCCTGGTCCTCTATAAGTTGCTTTTTATCTTCAGTATCTTCCACCTCTACCGTTCCAGGTTTTTCGCTTAATTTTTTGACCGCATCTCGCGGTAAGAGCTTCTCATTTCCATCACCCTCAGTTTCTGAGAGCTTGttatttttccccaaaaaacTCAATGCACGAATAAAACTAAATCTGCTACTAGATTCAGTACTTTCTTTTTTACCCTTTTCGAAACTTGTTTTTTCCTTAACCTCGTTATCTAATTGCTTCCCCTGAGAGGCATTTACATTTTCTCCAGAAGGCTCCCCAGAAAGTTCCTCTCTTTCTTTTACactgttttcaaaatttgaattttccttaaCTTCAATACCTGACTGCATCCCCACAAGGACATTTCCATTAGAAGGTTCCCCTCTTTCTATTTTACCCTTTTCAAAATGTGTTTCTTTCGTTGCTTCAAGATCTGACAGCTGTCCAGGAAGAACAGTTGCCTTAGAGGTTTCCCCAATAGATGACTGCCTACAAACACCAGACCTCTTCTTTGAAGAGTCCTTTAGTAATAAACTTTCTAGTTCTTCCCTCATTGATTCAATTTCACCTGCATTGAAAGATCCCGATGTGATTTCGCTTAACTCGGAATCAAGATCACTTTCACCGCAAGATGATTCTGATTCTTCGGGATGCTTTGAGTTTGAGAAAGTGATCGACGGAGAAAACAGAAGGGATTGAATCTTTCGAAAAAATCCACCTACGTTAGACTCGTCAGTATTGTCTGGGACTCTCTGTTCTTGGAAACCCAACACCGTCGACTGTTCGTCCAAATTGGAGATATTTTCCCCCTGGGATATTACTAGATTCTGATCTTTTGAAAGAAATTCCTGCCCGTGAAAATTACCCGTTTGCACGCGACCAGTGCAGGGCTTATCATCTTTGCTAGCTGCAGCGATCGTTTCATTGCGGCAGGAACTtccaaagaaaggaaaactgcTCAAAGATCCCTTGTTTCGCGGAATGCTTTCCGTAGTTTTAGGGGACACAACAACTGAATCCACCGCCCCCGAATCTTTCGATTCTTCCATGGATGTTTGACTCCCACCTTTATCAAGTGAAGTACTCTTACTGATCATCATTCTCTTTCTCAGAGCCCTTTGCCTAATTTGCGCGGACACCGCAGCGGGATTAACATCTACTGGCCGACCCCACACTATTGTGTCACTGCTACTGTGTTTATCTAAAGGCAGTGACGTGTCAGATTTCCTTTTTTCTATGCTTAAAGTACTCACTGAAACTATGTCTTCAATCTGTTGGCTTTGACTTGGTACAAACTGCTGATGCATTGAAGAGTACTGCGATTCAAAAGATGACTGCCTTTGCATCACGGGCTGCTGCATATGCGGATGTCTGTTCGGTGAGTAAAAGGCAGACGTTGATTGAGATCCAGGCATTGCTGGCTTCCCATTCGGTGTAGCTGGCGAGGCCACGCAGCTCTCGATCAACATGGTGCAAACATAAGGTGCAGTCCGCAGAATGTTAACCGCCTGAAAAGAATCAATCAGTTGTTGGTCGTTACTTGAACTAAAGTCCAATGGTTTCTCCCCTAATCCAAGGAACGAAAGTAGCAATTTGTGCTGGTGGTATTGGTTAGGATACGTGACTCCATTATTACTTCATTCCCCGCAAAGAGAAGTAGTTTCAGTTCATTGAAAGTTTAAAGTAATGAGATGAGAGGCCGAAAAAGGACGAAGGCGTAAATCATTTACCTCTTGTCTCGATAAACCCTCCAGGCTGTGGCCGTTTATTTCTAGGATTCTGTCACCTGCAATTCACAAAGTTCgtcaaagaaaatatttttgaaaccTCCCGCGCCACGAATGATAGTTGATTGTGAATAACAAGAGAACTAGCTTACCGATGTTAATTTTGCCACTCAGTGATGCTGGTCCCTCAGGAGCCATCGTCTTCACATAAATTCCACCCAGCTCAATGCCCCCCTGTTGGATTAAAATGCAAGCGTTGGGGAAATATCTTTTAAAAAAGAGCTGTTTCTGAGCAATACTGCGTTATCAAGTTACTCACGATTATGTTGAGTCCAAGGCTGCCTTCTACCTTTTGCAGCTGAACGGGATGAACGCTGACCTGGGTTTCAAAGAAAAGCCAATTGCTAATGAGGAGGGAATGCAAATTTATGAACCGTATTCAAGATAATCAAATAGGCGAATACTAAGAGCTTTTGGCTAGGGCTCAGAGCATTGAAGTTATTTAGATAGATTACTTCTGCTACAACGGTAATTTAATGGTTCGCGCATGAGATAAATGTTTGAGACAGGGATTTGAATGGGCTCAGTTTGAACTGATTCTTGATTTCTCTAAGAATTTCACAAATTATCAGTAGTGTAAATTTTTGTAATCAGGATATGGCATTTGGGACGCGTGTTCATTTTGTAGAACGCAACTAACATCCAATGGCAGCCGATGCTACCGCAGAGGGCAATTATGCTTAACACTCCGGACAAAATTTATAAGGATGCAGCCTATTTTCAAAGATCAATGAATCCCTCTTgagtcatttcaaaatggaaaaatgtCTTTCGTATACAGCTCAAAATTACAGCAACTCTCTCAGCTGTCAGAATAGGTTTAAAGAATCCAGACAGTCGGACAGATCGGCAGACGGATCAAACGAATGGCAGTCGGATGAACAGACAAACAGACCTGTACCGGTTGGTCTTGTCCCGTTGATCCGTTTAAATGTATCGCTGGCCCTACTCCAGATGGCTGAATGACTTCTGCTGAGTCTTTCCCTGATTCTGGTGCCGCTGTTGATTCTGTTATCTCCCCTACAACTGAGTCACTCTCGTCTGTTTTCACAACACCGTTCATTCTTACAACTgtgcaaagtttcaaaacaGTTTGCAATCAGGTTGAACACATTCAGGCATCCATGTTTAGTAAAGAATGTTTGATACTGCGAAATTATTCTCCCCAAGGATGTCCGGATTCTGGAATCCAAAAAATGCTTGTCTGAACCCTGCCCAAGGAATCTAGGGTCTTACTGGGAATTTTGTGTGATATGATCTTACACGATGCGAAATCATGAGAGGATTTCATTGCCCTCAATGATGTTGATCATCTTTCAgacgaacaatgaaaacaaaactctTTCATGAAGAATTCGGGAAAGCGAAATTTGCTGAGGAACTCTGGATATGAAACGACGTTCTCTCTTCGAAAGGTCAAACAAAGTTAAAAACTGGAGCAATTGCATGTGAAGAGGATCAGAAAGAAGGCAGGCTTGAACAAATTCAAAAATAGAACTGAACTCGCACTGCACACTGTTTTGCAAACGCATGTGCCGGTTTTATGTCCCATCGAAGTTAAGCGTGTGTCTTAAATAATGACATCGAAGAACACAACGAAATAGCATGTAATATTCACCTCCATCTCTTGGGTATTCCTTGAGATTGGACAATCTCATACCCATCATCATTTGAAATTTATAGAATGATGTGCACATCTTTAGCAAATATCTTGACCTTTATAACAGGGAAAATCGGAAACGGTAGGAAAAAAGGTTAGAAAACGGCTCTTGTTGGAATATGACAACCTAGAGTATGAATagataaaactaaaaaaatggaatattcaAAGGTAGTGTCGTTCCCTCTTCAatagagagaaaacaaaaaagttgaTAAACCTTAAAAACGTGATTCTGGATGAACCTGCAACGGCTCTTTTCTCACCAAAGAATGAAACTGATGATAACTGAAAACACTTCTGTCCCTGCCAAAACCAATCCCTGATACTTCTTCTCGCTTAACGACGATACTACAAAACAGTATCCATTGGCGACCTTTCAACCCTTTAAAAGCATCCCTGTGATAAGCTTATCACCCAGAATCGCTCTAAATGTTAATGTATATAGCAGATATAATTATATCAATTTTAACACTGCCCTGAAGCTACACACAAGTGACACCTTGGTGGCTGGATCGTGCGCGACACGCATGCTCGGCTGGAAAAATAAAAACCGATACTTTAAATGAATGGTGTGCTACTTCGTTTTCTACAACTTAACTTACTTCTTATAGCTGCAGGTGTACAACACCATCTTAGATGTTTCTGGATCACCGTGAGCCTCTATATAAAATCGACGCCGCTGAAATATGGAAAAATGTTAGAAAGATATGTCTCAAAGATAATATAAACAAGATATATTTGCCAGTAGATAACAGTTTGTGCTAGAAAAAGGCACAGAAATGATATTGCTCGTTAACCAGCTATTTGtgtcaaaacaaaaacaaagttcaaaacaaagtttaaaaacaaATCTTTTGCTAAATAGGCTCGTAGACCACGATAATTAAGGAACTGCAGTAAAACTCACGTGAAAGGCCATCCTCTTGATGTTTTGCCAAGGATGGCGAAAAGTTGGACTCTTGACGATTCCTCTTTCCTTAGAAACGAAAGGCAAAGCCTGGAGATTAACTTGCTCTTCTTTGCCCTTTTCAAAggctttttccttttcaacgCATGTTTGCATAACTGAATTCAGTTGAGATTTGGTTTTTCATTCATAAGCCGACTATCAGGCTTTTCATTGGCTAATTTCAGGGGGCAAACAGGCTGGATCGTGACCCAATTATTTTACAAATAGCAGAAGTTGGAATTTTTATGAATACTTCCAGGCGCGTTTCCATTGTCAAAAGAGGGAGAGAGAAAAcgcttttcaaaaaaattacacCAACAGGAGAAACAGTTGTCTCTccctcctcccccccccccaaataaAAATGGAGAAGCACACACCCACATATTGTAATGTATAGCTATTCTTAGTTCGAAGATACTGTTCTTGCTGCACCTCACTTTGAAAACTGAATGGAGTATGTGCTCATATGGAAGT
Protein-coding sequences here:
- the LOC136913302 gene encoding serine-rich adhesin for platelets-like — its product is MMISKSTSLDKGGSQTSMEESKDSGAVDSVVVSPKTTESIPRNKGSLSSFPFFGSSCRNETIAAASKDDKPCTGRVQTGNFHGQEFLSKDQNLVISQGENISNLDEQSTVLGFQEQRVPDNTDESNVGGFFRKIQSLLFSPSITFSNSKHPEESESSCGESDLDSELSEITSGSFNAGEIESMREELESLLLKDSSKKRSGVCRQSSIGETSKATVLPGQLSDLEATKETHFEKGKIERGEPSNGNVLVGMQSGIEVKENSNFENSVKEREELSGEPSGENVNASQGKQLDNEVKEKTSFEKGKKESTESSSRFSFIRALSFLGKNNKLSETEGDGNEKLLPRDAVKKLSEKPGTVEVEDTEDKKQLIEDQASETHCNVDESFVQSSPMDDDVKQGEHLDREESESSIGAQTKSQKETSL